Proteins encoded by one window of Haematobia irritans isolate KBUSLIRL chromosome 2, ASM5000362v1, whole genome shotgun sequence:
- the LOC142225212 gene encoding uncharacterized protein LOC142225212: MTMKAILSKCRLEKGAITRACTFVENPPEEIFSEQIESRLARLEIAWNELMRLVGELYAFEGEEGFVDPERDILDYEEKYLHSRAMLNRMLRSLGPRQSTPEPQNEMFSRLMEQHSNLLQRLDTPVTTRNMDGELPKLRIEPFTGNYKEWPAFKDLFVSAIDSKPNLSNVQKFHYLKSLLKDDAANLVKHIQISDASYTTAWDRLKERFDRPRHIVNSYIETFMALSPMKEGNVFKLRQISDTANEVLRGLDAIDYRERDHWLIYILQNKIDSESRRKWTEHSRNESKPTVDNFLKFLDRCCEELELDKNITPKSTNCNDCGSDAHQTHKCSHFLALSVEQRRKLVKDNILCFNCLRKGHSAYNCKSQQKCRTCQRNHHTLLHYGQEASSQRAHIAVSSEESTSEDMNADSEDTHQISLNTIISQTARTSSIKKNLIFILPTALVFVRNCKGDLITCRLLLDTGSELSYISEDCIKRLGLPRNSSRISLSGISSVKAESTHGHSKLHIRSRNSSHVINAQVHILSRITSSLPRNTITNYDHKHLDKLQLADPAFYRSNPIDILLGADYIWDILTQEKVLNDDGKTIAVSTVFGWVVTSLDTSNQRGRSSSALLSLVDIDRSIKSFWEIEETGDFKKQDSEFALVEHHFQKTHARHTDGRYIVELPFKDKDITFNDTFQGALKRFNATERRLLRDPELRRKYTEFMKEYYNLGHMRELSPQEVDVEDGRLFYLPHHPIIGPKLRVVFDGSFQDLDNNSLNDSLHIGPSIQRNLFAVCFRFRLQKFVFSADIIKMFRQIWVAEKHRDFQRILWREDPSEELKHYQLCTVTYGTAPAPYLSVRVLEQLAMDYRESHPNASRILLEDFYVDDVITGAPTRDELMANRKELIDLLSRAGLELSKWVSNCEEIRPQARNEEHFLIPGQDSSTKVLGIYWCSSEDSIGYKVNLDNSRCATKRKVISDVARIFDPLGLISPIVVKFKILFQELWLLNLEWDQPLPTNLANTWLRYRDDLRNLTNLKLPRYVPSLSYMDLVTPPSKLASKTRVAPLKQVSLPRLELCGALLLTRLMSTIIASLPHQRKTIHAWCDSTVVLSWLSTQPTKLKTFVGNRTAEILETLPRNIWKHVNTKENPADVASRGLMVDQLFDMDLWWNGPSFLRNRQQDMYMEKLQASFDNADVLAEMKATVENVVNLTTIKATHPLETIAKNISHWYKLIRIAAYVKRFINLRVHKIRNPAEFLTSEEIQEGRIICLRMAQRSFSAEITCLHNGREISKSSELVKLSPYIDENGLLRVGGRISNSELLSEIQHPIILPKKHEVTILILKEEHIKNLHPGVSTLFVIVRQTYWIMGARNLIRQLTHKCLKCFRHARHITQQRMADLPKVRVRQAFPFQNTGCDYAGPITLRIHSGRNSKTSKGYICLFVCMVTSAIHLELVTDLSTEGFLAALRRFISRRGKCSNIYSDNGKNFVGAKRKLNDMFRQLQADDHNQIVTETLAKEGINWIFIPPYSPHWGGIWESGVRSVKLHIRRVIGTAILTFEQMHTLLAQVEAVINSRPLGFASDTDTNYLSPSHFLIGRPTTMVPEGNLIELPTNRLDYWQQVQCMYQGFWRRWSREYLTSLQQRPKWRDVQPNIKIDDIVLMKEDNTPPAMWITGRVTDTFPGKDGLTRAVQVTTSHGTMTRPIVKIVKLPIF; this comes from the exons ATGACAATGAAGGCCATATTATCTAAATGTCGATTAGAAAAGGGTGCGATTACACGGGCATGTACATTTGTAGAAAATCCCCCTGAAGAGATATTTTCTGAGCAGATTGAGTCTCGCCTGGCCCGGTTGGAAATAGCTTGGAATGAATTAATGAGATTGGTAGGCGAGTTATATGCGTTTGAAGGAGAAGAAGGTTTCGTTGATCCTGAGCGTGATATTTTGGATTACGAGGAAAAATATCTACATAGTCGTGCTATGCTTAATCGAATGTTAAGATCACTTGGACCTCGTCAATCAACACCAGAACCACAGAATGAAATGTTTTCACGTCTCATGGAACAACATTCAAATTTACTACAACGGCTGGACACACCTGTGACTACTCGTAACATGGACGGGGAGTTACCAAAGTTAAGAATAGAACCATTTACGGGAAATTATAAAGAATGGCCAGCATTTAAAGACTTATTTGTTAGCGCAATAGACTCCAAACCAAATCTTTCGAATGTAcagaaatttcattatttgaaaTCTTTACTCAAAGACGACGCGGCAAATCTTGTTAAGCACATTCAGATTTCGGACGCATCTTACACAACGGCATGGGATCGTCTTAAGGAGCGTTTTGATAGGCCTCGCCATATCGTAAATTCATATATAGAAACATTTATGGCTCTTTCTCCCATGAAAGAGGGAAATGTATTTAAGTTGCGGCAGATTTCTGATacggcaaatgaagttttaagaGGTTTGGACGCCATAGATTATAGAGAGCGTGATCACTGGCTAATATATATACTACAGAacaagattgactcagaatcccGTCGCAAATGGACTGAACATTCCCGTAATGAATCGAAGCCAactgtagataattttttgaaatttttggataGATGCTGTGAAGAATTGGaacttgataaaaatattacaCCTAAATCTACG AATTGTAATGATTGCGGCTCAGATGCCCACCAAACGCACAAATGCTCACATTTTCTTGCATTATCAGTCGAGCAACGTCGTAAGTTAGTTAAGGATAAtattctttgttttaattgcCTTCGTAAGGGGCATAGTGCCTACAATTGTAAATCACAACAAAAGTGCCGTACCTGCCAGCGGAATCACCATACATTACTGCACTATGGTCAAGAAGCCTCATCTCAGCGGGCTCATATTGCGGTTTCTTCTGAAGAATCAACTTCAGAAGACATGAATGCAGACTCGGAGGATACCCATCAAATTTCACTGAATACAATCATATCTCAAACGGCTAGGACATCGTCTATCAAGAAAAATCTTATATTTATCCTACCTACAGCGTTAGTTTTTGTCCGAAATTGCAAGGGAGATTTAATAACATGTCGTTTATTACTTGATACTGGGTCGGAATTATCATATATATCTGAGGATTGTATTAAACGTTTAGGATTACCAAGAAATAGCTCAAGAATCTCACTTTCCGGAATTTCATCGGTAAAGGCTGAATCAACTCATGGTCATAGCAagcttcatattaggtcaaggaATTCATCTCATGTTATTAATGCTCAAGTTCATATTCTAAGTCGTATAACATCATCATTACCTAGAAATACCATTACAAATTATGATCATAAACATTTGGATAAACTTCAACTGGCTGACCCGGCATTTTATCGGTCAAATCCTATAGACATTCTACTTGGAGCAGACTACATTTGGGATATATTGACACAAGAGAAGGTTCTGAATGATGATGGTAAGACTATAGCAGTTTCAACAGTCTTTGGATGGGTGGTAACTTCATTGGATACCTCAAATCAACGAGGTAGATCGTCTTCGGCATTACTGTCATTGGTAGATATAGACAGGTCCATAAAATCTTTTTGGGAAATTGAGGAAACCGGCGATTTTAAGAAGCAGGATAGCGAATTTGCTTTGGTGGAACACCACTTTCAAAAAACACATGCTAGACATACTGATGGGCGTTATATTGTCGAATTACCTTTCAAGGATAAGGATATTACATTCAACGATACATTTCAAGGTGCGCTCAAGAGGTTTAACGCCACCGAACGAAGATTACTCAGAGACCCGGAATTGCGGCGAAAATACACAGAATTTATGAAGGAATATTATAATTTAGGACATATGCGTGAACTCTCACCACAGGAAGTAGACGTGGAGGATGGTCGTCTATTTTACTTACCACATCACCCGATTATTGGGCCTAAATTACGTGTAGTATTTGACGGATCATTTCAGGATTTGGACAATAATTCCCTGAATGACAGCCTCCACATTGGGCCCTCGATCCAACGTAATTTATTTGCTGTATGCTTCCGGTTTAGGCTTCAAAAATTCGTTTTCTCGGCGGATATTATCAAGATGTTTCGCCAGATATGGGTGGCGGAGAAACATCGAGATTTTCAGCGAATTTTGTGGAGAGAGGATCCCAGTGAAGAACTGAAACACTATCAGCTATGTACCGTTACGTATGGGACGGCTCCTGCGCCGTATTTATCGGTCCGAGTTTTGGAACAATTGGCCATGGATTACAGAGAATCTCATCCCAACGCATCAAGAATCCTACTTGAAGATTTCTATGTTGACGATGTGATAACTGGAGCCCCAACGCGGGACGAACTTATGGCAAATCGTAAGGAACTAATTGATTTACTTTCACGTGCCGGACTTGAGCTCAGTAAATGGGTGTCTAATTGCGAGGAAATTCGCCCACAAGCAAGGAACGAGGAACATTTTCTAATCCCAGGTCAAGACAGCTCAACAAAAGTGCTCGGAATTTATTGGTGTTCGAGCGAAGATAGCATTGGATATAAAGTAAATCTGGACAATTCTCGATGTGCAACGAAGAGGAAGGTCATATCCGACGTCGCTAGAATATTTGACCCCTTGGGCTTAATTTCCCCAATTGTGGTGaaattcaagattttatttcaggaACTGTGGCTACTTAATTTGGAGTGGGATCAACCTCTACCGACAAACTTGGCAAACACTTGGCTTAGATATAGAGACGATTTACGGAATCttacaaatttgaaattaccccgATATGTGCCATCATTGAGCTACATGGATTTAGTGACGCCTCCATCAAAGC TCGCATCAAAAACTCGTGTGGCACCATTGAAGCAAGTCTCGCTACCGAGATTGGAATTATGCGGTGCGCTGCTTTTAACACGTTTAATGTCAACAATAATTGCATCATTGCCTCATCAGCGGAAAACAATACATGCATGGTGTGATTCTACTGTGGTCCTATCATGGCTATCCACTCAGCCAACCAAATTGAAGACGTTCGTAGGAAATCGCACTGCTGAAATTTTAGAGACACTGCCAAGAAATATATGGAAACACGTCAACACCAAGGAAAATCCGGCAGATGTTGCGTCTCGAGGTTTAATGGTTGATCAACTTTTCGATATGGATCTGTGGTGGAATGGTCCATCATTTTTGAGGAACAGACAACAAGACATGTATATGGAGAAATTACAAGCTTCATTTGATAACGCGGACGTACTAGCAGAGATGAAAGCCACTGTGGAGAATGTAGTAAATCTCACTACTATAAAAGCAACTCATCCCCTGGAAACAATTGCAAAGAATATTTCACACTGGTATAAACTTATACGAATAGCGGCATATGTGAAGCGATTTATTAACCTGCGTGTACATAAGATTAGAAATCCTGCAGAATTTCTAACATCTGAAGAGATCCAGGAAGGAAGAATTATATGTCTTAGAATGGCGCAGAGAAGTTTTTCCGCGGAAATTACATGTTTGCATAATGGAAGGGAAATTAGTAAAAGCTCTGAACTGGTTAAACTCTCGCCATACATCGATGAGAACGGACTGTTGCGAGTTGGTGGACGCATTTCAAATTCAGAACTTTTATCTGAGATTCAACACCCAATAATTCTTCCGAAGAAGCATGAAGTTACAATTCTGATACTTAAAGAGGAgcacataaaaaatttacatcCTGGAGTTTCAACGCTATTTGTGATAGTTCGCCAAACTTATTGGATTATGGGAGCAAGAAATTTAATTCGGCAACTTACGCATAAATGTTTGAAATGTTTCAGGCACGCTAGACATATTACACAACAACGTATGGCTGATTTACCAAAAGTGCGTGTCAGACAAGCTTTTCCGTTTCAAAATACAGGATGTGATTATGCGGGTCCCATCACACTACGAATACATAgtggaagaaattctaagacatcaAAAGGATATATATGCCTCTTCGTGTGCATGGTGACATCGGCTATCCACTTGGAATTGGTGACCGACCTTAGTACTGAAGGTTTCTTGGCCGCCCTACGCCGATTTATTTCGCGCCGAGGCAAATGCAGCAACATTTATAGCGACAACGGAAAGAATTTTGTCGGCGCAAAGCGGAAACTAAATGACATGTTTAGACAACTTCAAGCGGATGACCACAACCAGATAGTAACTGAAACCTTAGCAAAAGAAGGCATAAACTGGATTTTCATTCCCCCTTATTCACCACACTGGGGTGGAATATGGGAGTCGGGAGTACGCTCGGTCAAGCTCCACATCCGACGAGTTATTGGTACAGCTATATTGACGTTCGAACAAATGCACACCCTCCTAGCTCAGGTGGAGGCAGTCATCAATTCACGACCACTGGGGTTCGCCTCAGACACCGATACTAACTATTTATCTCCTTCTCATTTCTTAATAGGCAGGCCGACTACCATGGTACCTGAGGGTAATTTGATTGAACTACCAACGAATCGGCTTGACTATTGGCAACAGGTGCAGTGTATGTACCAAGGCTTCTGGCGAAGATGGAGTCGAGAGTATTTAACCTCACTTCAGCAACGCCCAAAGTGGAGAGATGTCCAACCAAATATCAAGATAGATGACATTGTCCTCATGAAAGAGGACAACACACCCCCTGCTATGTGGATTACGGGTCGTGTTACTGATACATTCCCCGGAAAAGATGGCCTTACAAGAGCGGTGCAAGTAACAACTTCTCATGGAACGATGACCAGACCAATCGTTAAGATAGTCAAGCTTCCCATATTCTGA